The DNA window TCCAGATCATATTGTTGATGTGCCAAATGGAGATGAGAACTATAATGGTGATGTACAAGAATTTAACAACTCTAGAGAAGCTGGAAATAGAAAACGAGATGACATGGCACAACGGATGTGGAACCATTACGTAGCACGAaggaaataatatattgcatTTGACCATCATGGCATTCAAGGTCAATTACTAGTCTTGTACTCCAAGTTTGTGACATTCTACTTAATCAAGTAACTACTTGCAGGTACTCCCTCTAAGCAAAAGTATATCCTACTACTATCCGCTTCACAAAAGTACCCCCTTTGTTTCACAAAAGTACTATCCTTCTATTTGCATGCCATCTGTTTCACAAAAGTACTAACCTACTACTTGCATGCCATCTATTTCACAAAAGTATTCACTCTAATGCTGCGATTTCCTTTCTAATCCAAGCCAGGCGTAATACATCACTTGAAAATGATAAGAAAACTTCCCTATTATCCTTACCTTTGAAGATATCAGCTGCCACCAATATGTCTCCTATTTGTAGACCATGTAAACCTTCAAGCACTGTGATACACTTGTTGATGCTGTAAGGATTCTCCAATTTCTTCTCCTCAATTGCAGCAAATCGatctatttcttcttttttaagttttaggTATCTCTCATGAAATCCATCACTGGGACTAACAGATTTGATCTTTTGTTTCTTCCCAGGTCGAGATTCAGGAATCTCTGAAGCTATTTGTGCCAAGCTAGGTGGGACTTTTGTCAGATGGACATGGGTAGGTGAATACTGCGAAAAGTCCAAATTGGTTGTCTCAACCTCTTCACCAAAAGGAAATTGCAAACTTGATTCACCTAGAGCATTTGAATTAGGGGATGGTGACTGATATGTATCAACCACACTTGTTTCCTGTATTGAATGAGTTGGTGCATTCTTTGTCTTCCTTGCATAATGGTCCATACCATGGCGAGTCCTCCCTTCAGCATAACGACCTGCACAATTATGTTCTCCTCACGATCAGCATAACTTGCCTAAAACATTTCAACAAAACAGACAAACCaccgataaaaaaatttacatatatatatatagctcacCATCATAAAGTGGAGCTAAATCATCAAAATATGGGAAGGACTTATCTCGCCAATGAATTGCATCTTTGTTCTTGCGATCAGCAAAAGTGTCCCAAACACTTTGTGGTGCACTCACCATCATTCTGTCACTATCCCATCCAAAACCACTTTGATCCAACAAATCTTTAACACTGCGATAATCCTTCTTCAAATCCTGCTCCTTTTGCTTGACTTGGTTGGTCGTAAATGATGTACTAAACTTTGTATTCAGGCGGCAAACAATATTTGTCCATGCTTCCTTATTCCAAGCATTTTGTGTTCGAAAACCTGGCACGTCATGATCTGTTAGGAGTTCAATAAGGAACAGCTTCATCTGGTGACTCCATTTGGCTCTCTTTGTCGTCCCTAAATTTGATAAACATTTTTCAATTTCAGTTTCAGCAgcaatatgaaacaaaaaaggtTTGATGCAAACAACAATTGAAATTGAATTTGCAAATATTACCTATTTCTTGATGCTCTGCAGTCCCATGCTCACTGTCAACATCAACATAAATCTGTGGTAGAGGTTGCTGGCCTCGTCGATCGGACAAATTGCGTTGATTTGCCATAGTCATCTGAGAAGAGCCTTTCGATGGCATTGTTTTCCTAAccctaaaaaaagaaagaaagaaaaaataaatacacaaTCCTTATCAGAGAGGGATTTACACCTACAATGCCAATGAAACAAACTAGTTTCAAGTAGCAAGCTTAAAAATTCACTAATCCATAGATCCCAAGTATAGATGCACTAATAAGTCAATAATAAGTCAAGTATGAAAGCTCAAAAGTGCAGACAAATACCAAATCGATGGCCCTGGCTGCTGCCCTCGACGGTGGACCTGCCGCACGCCTCCGCCTAGCTGAGCCCAACCTGTGCACTAGATGGATGTTGTGCTTGGTTGCTGCGTGCTGCTAGTTCTTGCGACTGCGTCCCCAGCGTAAGCCGCATACGCGACTGAGTCGGCGAGCCTCGCCTCCGCCTTGCACCCCCGGCGGCCAGCTCAAGCTACTGTCTATCTCTATTATGTGGTCCTCAGTGTTCTCGTTCTCAtctttctttatctttttttagaaGAAGCAAGAAGGGCCACACGGTTTACCGCCAAACACACAAAAGCGGCGCCAACGACAGCGTGCACACGCGTGGGCGTGCCTTCTTTCCCGCCAAGAAAGTTTCCAAAGAGGTCTtacctctttctttttttcctgtgAAAATGAACTAGAGGAATACAATCCTAAGGAAtatttcctttcctttcctaTGAATCAAAGACATACATAGGAAATAATCCATAGGATTATGAATCCTACAAAAATCCTATACCaatcctttgaatcaaaggagcCCTAACTGGAGGtaaagttgaaattcaaattataaaatttgccccaaaaatttaaattaaaaatttgcaaGTTAAGGCTCCCTCtctttttgcctttttctcctttttcttttttttggatttgggCCGCAACCCAaatctccctccctcctttttctctcttccccCTCCTTCCTTCCAGGCTAGCCCgagccaccgcggcggcggcccacctccccttcccctctcccgcACGAGCGCACCCGTGCCTCGCCACTACACTACCAGCCTAGCCGTCCGCCCGCGCCACGAGTCCGCACCGCCTCCATCGTCGCTCGCGCCCACCGACaagcggggcccacctgtcagccaccTTTCCCCCCGTCTTCCCCGAGTCTGgctcggcgccaccgccgcgaaTGCCGCCGTCCGTCGCGATTGGCGCCGCCACTTTCCAAATCCGCACCACCTTCCATCCTAGGACACACTCCGGCGACCTCACCCCCTATTTAAACCCACCTtccgctcgccgccaccaGTTTTTCCCACGCCACCCGAACGTCGCCGCTCGAACCCTCGCCGTTGATCTCCCTCATCGCCGCCCGTCTTCCCCGCCGAACCCGGTCACCACGTATTACGTCGcctcgtcgacgtcgccgccgcctcttcgacgccggtgagcgcttctctccctctccccgctcccttttttctctctggCCCACCGTCACCGagtcgcacgccgtcgccggccgcgtgCACCGCTCATCGTCtccaccaccctccgccgtcaccgtcgccgccgcctttgcgacgccgtcgcccggccgccctCGCCGGTGCCCCGAGCGCGCTCGCGCTCGTcacgcaccgtcgccgtcacgtCGGTCCGCCGCCACTCTCCCTCTCGGctgcgccgccatcgccgtgtCACTGTCGTCAtggcatcgccgccgtccgctagtgccaccgccgccatcgcccctcggtcgccgccgccaccgcgctgcCCAAGCCACATGCCGCCAGTCGCGCTTTCCCTCTCCcgctctgtttccctctcactggcCGGCCGGGCCCACTAGCCAGCCACCCCACCGCCCTTCTCCCTCTCACCCTCTGCCGGGCCCACTAGCCAGCCACCCCACTGCCCCTGTGCCCCTCACTCTCAGCCAAACCCACTGGTCAGCCaccccaccgcctcctccctctctcttcccaCGAGTCCCCACCCATCAGCCTCCCTCGGCCACCCTCCCTAACCGACaagtggggtccacctgtcgacGCCGATTCCCTCTCTAGCTGACGTCATAAGCCTcaataattgcgcaataaatcaatttaggacttttctgtttagttaaaaacctagaaaacttctaaaattcataactaattcatcagtctccattttagtccattcaaattttagtaaatcaagaaaaatgctaaaaatccattaaaaatagtttcttttattgTTTCAATAGAATTTatgtctatttatttatttttgtactttgtcactcagattcggaccccgccgaagctaTACCCATCCTCCTAAAAACCATCCACCTCAAGAAATTACCAAAAACCACTAAAAGCTTCTATCTCTAAGCACAGAAGAGGACAGAATCTCAACCAACAAAGGAATAGAGACGACATGCGAGCTCATGAGCGGTACGCTGAGCCAAGGAGGGAACCACAAAAGGTAGATTTCGACCAAGCTTAACTGGACCCATTAGAGAGGTGCCTACAAGGCAACACTCAATGAAACGATAGTATAGCTAGTAGAAAGAGTGACAGGGACAATAGGCATGCCACCATAagcataaattatatttagaaaacggatggagtacacAGATTGTTATAGCCCATCGTCTCAACATGCAATGTAATTTGGCTTTGCAGACGCAACAGATTCTGGAAGGGTAAAAGATGCACAGAGCATCCATTTCCCAGGAGCAACAAGCCTCACTCTATGCATTTCAACGTCGGTCACGTTCTCACCCAGTGTCAAATTTATCCTCTGCAATTTAAGGGTGTGTCAATCCATAAACAGAAGTAAACAATGGTTCtatcttaaaaagaaaaaaaaaactttgataaGGCTGGTTTCTTACCTCATGGAAGTCATATTCAGGATCCTCTGCTTTGGAGAATCCGTACACGTGGATCCTTGGTATTACGCAAGGCAGTCCTGACTCAATGTGCCGTGAGATTCCTCTAAACACATCTGGGAAAACACTGAAATGATGAACAATTGATTCTACTCTACTACAGAAGGCCTCAAAATTCCCATCCCAAAAACATCGACTGCATATTGGCTATTAGAATGGACAGGTAATACTAGGGTCAAGGGACAATATTCAATATTTCCAATTAAAATAAAGAGGGAGAAAATTCATAAGCCTGTAAATGGTCCAAATGCCCTTATCATTTAGCTCCCACCCTAATTAATTATCCTTCCTAATTAATCACAGCTACAAAAGTAAAGtatcaagaaaaataattatccttCCTAATTAatcagccatgcatgcatagctAGGGGTGATAATGGACCAAGGCCCTTACGTCCTTTCACAACCCTAATTAACCcgtaaaaatttttagctcaaaaaactataaaaattcaGCCCACCCAATTCTTGACATAACCCTTACATTTTGTAGGCAAATAACTTGGGTAACCCTTAAATGCTTAGCCTAGCAAAAATCAAGGGAGTtccaccaaaataaaaaacattatgaGTATCCATATTTCAAATATCTAActgaaaaacagagaaaattatattattagaacCAGATATAGGTGTAAAAGTTTCTAAATTGACTGTGTATTGTAAAGCCTCAAACTTGTTCTGTGTATATATTTCACAGTTTTTGAACTaaacttatttataaactgaagctttaacttttaaaattataatttggaCACTCAAATTTCAATTCAACGTTGGAACAGGTCTTTTCTATTAAATAATAGGAGTATTAGGAATCTTAATATTCAGTTAAAGAAATATTAATACACTCCTTGCAATAATTGcctttaattaaatttgtatgaCAATAATTGATGTCTTACCCCTATGAGGTAAGATCAATATTAGACCTTGGATCATGGAATAATGGACGGTCCATAATAAATTGGTGTACCATACTTTGCAAGGTGAGGTAGTCCAGAATGCATTACTCATAGGAAGATTTATATTGTAGATTGTCTTAGGATAAATTAATGCACCTTCTCATCTAGTGTTTTGCATTGGCTAGCTTTTTCTAACTACAATACCCATTATATTTTAGTCTACAGGACGCCtatttcaagaaatttgatGCCAAATGAGAATTTCAATTtcactggatttttttttctgaatggTATATGCCCTTTGAGGGGTTgacaaatccaaaaaatatggTCACATCTTGATCTGTGGATGtaacttttttatcatttgtttttaagcttGCAGGGAATGGTTATTTTACCAACATAGATTTCACATGCACGCTTACTAAGCACCAATAATGTTTCTTTTTGTATTATAACACATTTGATTCGTATTCAAATGACATTCCACAAATCTGCAATGTGTAATGCCATATCAATGTTACAAACTGCAAGATACAAATTACTACATTTCAGCTGGCCACAATCCAAAAGGAATTGTGTGTTCCTTTATATTATACATCCCTAAAATTCAATCATTTCAACAGAAATCTACTGGTTGCTTCAGAAGGGATTGGTGAGAAACATTAAGGATGTGTTTTCTTTGGAGACAAGGCATGAAAGGTTAAAGTCATGTTTGTTAGATGGAATGGTTCAACTATTTGTTTGGCATGAGGAATGGGATTGTCTATCTCACTCTTTAAGGGTTGATCCACATGTGAGTGAGATAGAAAAGTGGGTTGAATTGGTCAGCTAGTTTTTAAGGGACAAGACCAACCCGGATCCTAGGGGAATATTCCCTTTAAGGGATGATCCCATTCCACCTGTCCCAAAACTAAACACCCTCAAAAGTGGGCTAGACCTGTTCCATCCCACCCCGTCCCATGACCAAACACATGCTAAGGCAATAAAGCCAAAGTGAATTTTGTTCACTATTATAGTCAGAAAACTCGAGATAACAGTTAAGTTACAAAGCAAGTAATGAAAACCCACCTAAATATTCTGCAGCATCATTGGGCAAATTCATTACTACTTGTGTGACTGCATGCATATGTTGGCTTGAGTATATTGAACTGATAAACCTTCTAGCATCCATGTTAAAAACCTGGTTCAACAAAACAATTACCAAATATCACCAAAATCTGTGAAGATGGAGGATAAATCCACACTAAATCATTGTTTCAGTTGAAACAAGTCTTCAACAAACGAAAAAAGCATAAAAACGGTGTATGTTCTAATTTCCAGTGGTGCAAAAAGGATTTGCAACCAAAGGCTTTTCTGAGACAGCAGTAAGCTTTGGTCTAACAATGAACTTTATgtgatttataataaaatttgaaagcCATCGTAGGAAATTTATTAATCAATAGCAATACATGTGCTATCACACTTATCTCATTAATTGGAACTACCTCAATTTTCCTTTCGAGCTTGTTAAGAACAATGTTTCTCTCAAGGTACTCCACTGCACTTGGGTTTAGGTCATTTGCATAGACATATTTGACCTTTCTTGCAGCTGAAATGGCTACTGGACCAACACCAGAGAACACATCACCTGCGTTCAGGACGTGACAATAATGGATCTTTCACTCACTAGGGAAAACGTTATAGAATTAAAAGTTTAGTAGCTTaagaaaagatgaaattaaaaatgcAACAGTTATTGAAACTACTAAATTCCAATTAAGGATTTTTGGATTTTCACGGGCACACTTTTCAAGCtcctaaatggtgtatttcatgcaaaaaatttctatgtataagttcatcatctgatcaatctaaaataatattttcaatttacAGTACTTAATTCAGTCATTTATACCCTCAAATAGCTATCAcgaaaatcagataatcctTCCATCTCAGCTATCTCATACACCCCATAATCCTTGACCCAAATGCTCAACCATATGATATTACATGAGTTATAAAATACGTTTATTcagtacatatatacaaatactgATTTATCCCCATAGATAATGATTACATTATTTTCTTCTACATGGCCAATTTGATTGTCCACAGAAGCCAAGCATGATGAAGAACGTGCATGGACACAGATTATCAtagttaaaatatgtttacaatgAGGACAGCAAAAGCTTTTCATGTCAATGGGCAGAGAACTACAGGAATAAAATGGCATGTCAATCTTTTGCTGTGATGTTTACACAAGCTCCCAGAACAGTACAATACCAATTCAGAGCAGGAGTACTGGCACAcgactatatatttatattttcagcAAATATATAGTGAAAATATGCTCTAAATTGAAAAGATCAATATCTTGAAATGAGACAGACAGTTAGAAAACAATGTAGACTGTCAGTCCTGGTTCCACAAGCAACAAAATCCTCTATTATGAAAATAGGAAGGGCAATAACTTACAAACAACATCAGAATTTTTGAAAACATGGTCAACAAGCCTCTGTCTTTCTGTTGATAATCTAGAATTCCAATAACTGCATATGACAGTTGTTAGCCGTCCATTATTGAGAAACGAAAACAACAGGATCATAAACTGTTTAAACAAGAAACATGCCAAAGAGTTGTATAATGGtgcattatattttgggacagaggggaGTAGCATAtagcaatatattattgaaATCAGACTGAACTAGAACAAAGTAATAGTAATTGTATTTAATGATTAAAttcaatactccctccatcccaaaatataatgtgtataaaaattttacatggtcttcaatgtaaaagtttgaccattaatTTCTCATATTATATTGTGGGTTTTTCCTAAAATTGTGGCtgcattatattttgggacggaggggaGTAGCATAGAGCATTGTATTTTCAGTGCCTTGGTTTGACCGCTGAAACAACACAGAACAAATGCTTGGTAAGGAATAGTGGTGGCCAAAACTATTATCTGAAACAAACTTACACATGCAGAATCGACAAATGAGATCACTTAGTATTGCTGTTACACATAGTTTCCATGTACAATTCAGAATCAATTGACAAAACTCAAACACTAACAAACTATGATTCCAATCCCCAAAGTAATTGAGTTTTTATCAATATATGTGTAGTTTTCGCTTGGACCAAGGTTTTAAAACCCAATACAGAAATATAGGTCCCTTTTGCCAGACTGTTAATCGGCTGGTTATTACTGGTTACCAGACTTACCGGACTTCTTtttcaaatgaaatatttgaaTCCAAATAATGTACCGGTTACTAGACAGTAACCAGAcaataaatatagtaataagaaatcaataaaattctaaatttaaatttaaagtattcaGGCTCACCTGGTCCAGTACCGGATACCATCAGTTTTTCAAACCTGAACTTGGACATTATCATGTTCTTGGCTAACACATGATCTTATTTCTGAATTCTATTCAGCGTTCAAGAATGTGCTAGTCAGTAGCCGCCAGGTAGTGGTCAATTAGTTGGACTAGGCTGCCACCCATCAGGTGGTACCTCTAGAGGTACTAAAACCACCAGGTACCAAATTAAATCCAACTGTTCAACCAACAGGAACATGATGCGCAATGAAGTGAAGCAAGTCTCCTCTCTGTCACGTGTGTGCCGCCGAGCCTAGAGGATGTCAAATCAACGGACCATGAGCTTAGATCCATGACCGACGAACTCTAGGGAGTTGCGTCAGGGAGCCGAAGCC is part of the Oryza brachyantha chromosome 11, ObraRS2, whole genome shotgun sequence genome and encodes:
- the LOC102717942 gene encoding uncharacterized protein LOC102717942 translates to MPSKGSSQMTMANQRNLSDRRGQQPLPQIYVDVDSEHGTAEHQEIGTTKRAKWSHQMKLFLIELLTDHDVPGFRTQNAWNKEAWTNIVCRLNTKFSTSFTTNQVKQKEQDLKKDYRSVKDLLDQSGFGWDSDRMMVSAPQSVWDTFADRKNKDAIHWRDKSFPYFDDLAPLYDGRYAEGRTRHGMDHYARKTKNAPTHSIQETSVVDTYQSPSPNSNALGESSLQFPFGEEVETTNLDFSQYSPTHVHLTKVPPSLAQIASEIPESRPGKKQKIKSVSPSDGFHERYLKLKKEEIDRFAAIEEKKLENPYSINKCITVLEGLHGLQIGDILVAADIFKGKDNREVFLSFSSDVLRLAWIRKEIAALE